One stretch of Sylvia atricapilla isolate bSylAtr1 chromosome 4, bSylAtr1.pri, whole genome shotgun sequence DNA includes these proteins:
- the FHDC1 gene encoding LOW QUALITY PROTEIN: FH2 domain-containing protein 1 (The sequence of the model RefSeq protein was modified relative to this genomic sequence to represent the inferred CDS: deleted 1 base in 1 codon) has translation MHVMNCLSLVNDKENGAIPVATGLMSEDTTTAPQVSQPAASPPPAPCALTGAPPAPPLPPGMPPPPPPPPPLPGPSIPLPPQLLNGHDGHGKKKRMRSFFWKTIPEEQVRGKNNIWTIAARSQYQIDKKTIEELFGQQEEAKPQDSRNRSLKSSFKETKEEVSILDAKRSMNIGIFLKQFKKSAESIIEDIYHGRSQPYGSELLHEFLKLLPEAEEVKKLKAFDGDVSKLSQADSFMYLLIQVPNYALRIEAMVLEREFSPSCASLQDDMKIIREATKELMTCEELHSILHLVLQAGNIMNAGGYAGNAVGFKLSSLLKLADTKANKPGMSLLHFVALEAQKKDAALLNFSEKIRSVHDAARLSIDSVEAELHSLSVKTRSVKDSIRRDPKLFHQMENFLQFAVRYLKELEHQKRELQKEGNALIDFFCEDKETMKLDECFQIFRDFCIRFNTAVKENREREVQELHNLQRRKELEEKRRSWAAGELGSFGRSSSENDVEMLAKNGLGEFLPFLQQRPQSPLYRNTNSRRSRLSLGVTADRELQSFLEISKDEDPNKFNSLPRANTRQARPNVAWTESKETRDLNLNTLHLHQQSEMEVKSGGPMQVSPAEPSHLSGSAGPGAHYSQRSTDYNLHASNVSCEESTDINALALAIEERELVKGLRKFDIQGAKPAEDAPLIYLEDACGTDLETLDDLSFHSLSTADDDLPPACRSSREAHDHQAKAVSCKNEPLEPNSSSPMSMDTSVSGSREDGPVCYMSDTTTDCSLTLDSEEGNDFKAAGNEIRNEAGKACSSGNDSQNKARSFFSNLNSTSDKDLSLHTSANDKDDADSKHALPKEKPIKNKDLVGPKTNALKDRSPNSTKSSGTRPNHTAPSRPVRTLNASENESMRKVVPISRSNRAPSSVKKPEAKPATLRESSAVESRLSHRSSVRGTTDTLPRSPYRHSMSVEEPKLRRGTVTSSSAHFERDRVALKKPISKPIKSNVKSKTDETKMCRSSVKPQTPADDTKVATVSIPKAPPAVPNFARNTVASSSKRAKVDLSSSSRPPPITRSVSQRLPKVKPAATSDDPNPKENSVNTLKRANSARVVGRSILQGEAVSTKAEPAPKEQGTVEKASLKLKEANRTTIGKILKPLLK, from the exons ATGCATGTTATGAATTGTCTCTCCTTGGTCAATGATAAAGAAAATGGGGCTATTCCAGTTGCGACGGGATTAATGAGCGAGGATACGACGACGGCGCCTCAAGTTTCCCAGCCGGCAGCATCGCCGCCGCCCGCGCCATGTGCCCTGACAGGGGCTCCCCCGGCCCCTCCGCTGCCCCCGGGAATGCCGCCCCCTCCGCCgccccctcctcctctgcctggccCCAGCATCCCTCTGCCCCCGCAGCTGCTCAATGGGCACGACGGCCACGGC AAAAAAAAACGGATGCGGAGCTTCTTCTGGAAAACTATCCCTGAAGAACAAGTCCGTGGGAAAAACAACATCTGGACAATTGCTGCAAGATCACAGTATCAAATTGATAAGAAGACGATTGAGGAACTTTTTGGGCAGCAGGAAGAAGCCAAACCCCAGGACTCCCGAAACCGATCTTTAAAGTCTTCGTTTAAAGAGACTAAAGAGGAG GTTTCCATTTTGGATGCAAAACGAAGTATGAACATTGGGATATTTCTCAAACAATTCAAAAA GTCTGCCGAATCCATCATTGAAGATATTTATCATGGAAGAAGTCAGCCCTATGGTTCTGAACTGCTACATGAATTTCTTAAATTATTACCAGAAGCAGAGGAG gtaaagaaattaaaagccttTGATGGAGATGTATCAAAACTGTCTCAAGCTGATTCCTTCATGTATTTACTAATCCAGGTGCCAAA CTATGCTCTTAGGATTGAAGCCATGGTGTTGGAGAGGGAGTTCTCACCCTCCTGTGCTTCTCTACAGGATGACATGAAAATTATAAGAGAGGCAACAAAAG AGTTAATGACTTGTGAGGAACTGCATTCCATATTGCACTTGGTCCTTCAGGCTGGGAATATTATGAATGCG gGAGGTTATGCTGGCAATGCTGTTGGATTTAAACTGTCGTCACTGCTCAAGCTGGCAGACACGAAAGCAAACAAACCTGGGATGAGTCTGCTGCATTTTGTTGCTCTG GAAGCCCAAAAGAAAGATGCTGCTCTTCTcaacttttcagaaaaaattagGAGTGTTCATGATGCCGCCAG GTTATCCATCGATAGTGTAGAGGCAGAGCTCCACTCACTGTCTGTCAAGACAAGATCTGTTAAAGATAGCATCCGACGAGACCCAAAACTCTTTCACCAGATGGAAAACTTTCTCCAG TTTGCTGTAAGGTATCTAAAGGAGCTTGAACACCAGAAACGAGAATTGCAAAAGGAGGGAAATGCTCTCATTGACTTTTTCTGTGAAGACAAAGAAACTATGAAGTTGGATGAATGTTTCCAGATATTTAGGGACTTCTGCATAAGATTCAACACAGCTGTTAAG gaGAATAGGGAACGAGAGGTCCAGGAACTTCATAATCTGCAAAGGcgaaaggagctggaggagaagcgTCGATCctgggcagctggagagctTGGCAGCTTTGGGCGGAGCAGCAGTGAAAATGATGTAGAGATGTTGGCTAAAAACGGACTtggagaatttcttcctttcttgcaGCAGAGGCCTCAAAGCCCTTTGTACAGAAACACAAATTCCAGACGCTCTCGACTTTCTTTGGGGGTGACTGCAGACAGGGAGTTGCAGAGTTTCCTGGAAATCTCAAAAGATGAGGATCCAAACAAGTTTAACAGCCTTCCCCGTGCAAACACCCGACAAGCAAGACCAAACGTAGCCTGGACGGAGTCCAAAGAAACAAGAGATCTCAATTTAAATACCTTGCACTTACACCAACAGTCTGAAATGGAAGTGAAAAGTGGTGGTCCCATGCAGGTgtctccagctgagcccagtCACCTCAGCGGCTCAGCCGGTCCTGGTGCCCATTACTCACAGAGGAGCACTGACTACAACCTGCACGCTTCCAATGTGTCCTGTGAGGAGTCCACAGATATAAATGCTCTGGCCCTTGCAATTGAGGAGCGTGAACTTGTTAAAGGGTTACGTAAGTTTGATATTCAAGGAGCAAAGCCTGCAGAAGATGCACCTTTAATATATTTAGAGGATGCGTGTGGGACAGACCTGGAGACTCTAGATGATCTAAGCTTTCATTCCCTGAGCACTGCTGATGATGACCTGCCTCCAGCTTGCCGAAGCTCCAGAGAAGCCCATGACCATCAAGCCAAGGCAGTGAGTTGCAAGAATGAACCTTTAGagcccaacagcagcagccctatGTCTATGGATACAAGTGTTTCAGGAAGTAGGGAAGATGGGCCAGTGTGCTACATGTCAGATACCACGACTGATTGTTCTTTGACGTTGGACTCTGAAGAGGGAAATGATTTTAAAGCAGCAGgcaatgaaataagaaatgagGCTGGCAAAGCATGCTCTTCTGGCAATGATTCTCAGAACAAGGCTAGATCTTTCTTCTCAAACCTGAATTCCACCTCTGACAAGGACCTGTCTCTTCACACTTCTGCCAATGATAAGGATGATGCCGATAGCAAGCATGCTCTTCCTAAAGAAAAAcccataaaaaataaagatctaGTAGGACCAAAGACAAATGCTCTAAAAGATCGATCTCCAAACTCCACAAAATCCAGTGGCACTCGCCCTAACCACACAGCTCCTTCCAGACCTGTCAGAACTTTGAATGCCTCTGAGAATGAAAGTATGAGGAAGGTGGTGCCTATTTCTCGGTCAAACAGGGCACCCAGCAGCGTGAAAAAGCCAGAAGCCAAGCCAGCAACCCTTCGTGAAAGCAGTGCAGTGGAAAGTCGCTTGTCTCATCGCAGCTCTGTCCGAGGCACAACAGACACACTGCCAAGAAGTCCCTACAGACACAGCATGTCAGTAGAAGAGCCAAAGTTACGAAGGGGCACTGTCACCTCAAGCAGTGCTCATTTTGAGAGGGACAGAGTCGCTCTCAAGAAGCCAATCTCTAAACCAATTAAGAGTAATGTCAAATCAAAGACTGATGAAACAAAGATGTGCCGCTCCAGTGTAAAACCCCAGACGcctgcagatgacaccaaggtTGCCACAGTCAGTATTCCCAAAGCACCACCTGCTGTCCCAAACTTTGCAAGGAATACAGTGGCCTCTTCTTCAAAGCGTGCGAAAGTGGATCTATCCAGCTCATCCAGACCTCCGCCCATCACAAGGTCTGTGTCCCAGAGGCTGCCTAAAGTGAAGCCAGCAGCAACCTCTGATGATCCAAATCCAAAGGAGAACAGCGTGAATACCTTAAAGAGAGCAAATAGTGCCAGAGTGGTTGGAAGAAGCATCCTGCAGGGAGAAGCTGTGAGCACAAAAGCAGAGCCTGCACCAAAGGAAcagggaacagtggaaaaggcATCTCTTAAACTGAAGGAGGCAAACCGAACAACAATTGGTAAAATACTGAAGCCATTATTGAAATAA